The following is a genomic window from Nicotiana tabacum cultivar K326 chromosome 3, ASM71507v2, whole genome shotgun sequence.
TTGGACTGGGGCTGTTATTTGGCACCGCTCATGTGGCTTGGCCTCGAGGATTATGTTGAGAACAATAGGTGCTGCACACATATGCGTAACTTTGTGCAGCGTTATGTTGGAGTAAATTTCTTGTGCGGTAGTATTACGGATGCAGACATTGGTCCCTCCTCTTGCAGCAATTCCCCATGTGAAAGTCCACCCATTGCAGTGAAACATTGGGAGGGACCATAAGTACACGGACTCCGTACCCATTTCCCATCCCAAAATTAAACTCAAAGTGCTCAAGAATGCACCTCTGTGGCTGTACACAACTCCCTTTGGCTCTGAAGTTGTACCTGATGTATAGCTCAAAGTGATCGGATCCCATTCATCATCAATATTTTCAGGGACATATTCAGGGTTGCCTTGGTACACCAATAGCTCGTATTCGAGCTCCCCTAACCGGATTCCAGTGGGAGAGTCGAGGTCATCAATTACAACAATGAGAGGCATTGGCATTTCCAAGTCGGACATTAGAATTTCAAGGGCCTTTTTAGCTTTGTCGACGTATTCATAGTCAACAAAAAAGACCTTAGCTTCTGAGTGCTTGAGAATGAGGGCAACGTTTCTAGGGTCTAGCCTAGTGTTGATGGTGTTCAGCACAGCCCCTGCCATTGGCACAGCAAAATGCATTTCTAACATGGCCGGTACATTTGGTGCCAGGACCGAGACCTACATGATCATTGAAAAAACAAATTAACATATGACCATATTCTCAGTTGTTTAGATGGAACCAAAATTCATGTATAACATGTCAACCAGACAAGGAATTAAGAACGTCAACAAGACAGACTAACCACGTTAAAAGGTTGAATTGATGACAAAACTTACCACGTCATTCTTGACAATGTTTAAGGACCTGAGCGAAGAAGCGAGACGACAACAACGCTCGTAGGTTTGACGCCAAGTGAAGCGGACATTGGCATAAATAACAGAGGTGCGTGTGGTGTAAGAGTTGGAGGCTCTGGTTAAGAAGGTTAGAGGAGTAAGAGGCACAAAATTAGCTCCATTTTTAGGTAACCTGTCCATGGGATCGAAAAGCCAAAGTTGAATTACTTTTTTCTATTAATAAAATGCTCTGCTTTCGGAAAAAGGTTTGCGACTTTGTATATGGAGAGCTAAAGATAGGCTTTGTAGTTTGTGTAAGAGGTGCAGCAGTTAGGTTATGTTTATATAGAGAGAAAATATGAGAAAAGTGCTAGTTAGTCCCTGTTCATGTTGTCGTTGTTTAGATGGAAATAGTAGAGAAGTTGCAGGGAATGTGTAATAGTACTAATATAACATATGCATCATACACGGACAAATACAAACACAAATAATTCAGTTTGAACAGAAAGACTTTTGACCTTGAATATCACAATGATCACTGGTAATTTTCACAAGTTTTTGCTGCTTGACCTCGCCAATTCACCCAGCTGCGACATTCATTTCACTTGttcctttctttcttaaattCTATCAAACATTTAAAAAAAACGAGATACAAACAATTAATTACCAACCAGGCCATAAAATGGGTTGTTGATTgaagcaaaacaaaaaaaaaaatcttttgtccCATATAACGTGTCGTGACTAACTATAAGGGTCCAACTGTGTCATAACGaccaaaagaaaagataaaaagttAAGAGTAGGAATAATAAACGATGTACTTATAGCTATCCGTATAAGAAAGCATTTTGTAGTTTGTACTTTTATTTTAGTGCAACACTAGTAGGACACATTCCAACCACAGATATTGGATATTTTCCTAGAACAAGATACTGCTTTTCGGGATTG
Proteins encoded in this region:
- the LOC142179576 gene encoding trans-cinnamate:CoA ligase, peroxisomal-like, whose amino-acid sequence is MDRLPKNGANFVPLTPLTFLTRASNSYTTRTSVIYANVRFTWRQTYERCCRLASSLRSLNIVKNDVVSVLAPNVPAMLEMHFAVPMAGAVLNTINTRLDPRNVALILKHSEAKVFFVDYEYVDKAKKALEILMSDLEMPMPLIVVIDDLDSPTGIRLGELEYELLVYQGNPEYVPENIDDEWDPITLSYTSGTTSEPKGVVYSHRGAFLSTLSLILGWEMGTESVYLWSLPMFHCNGWTFTWGIAARGGTNVCIRNTTAQEIYSNITLHKVTHMCAAPIVLNIILEAKPHERCQITAPVQILVGGAPPPAPLLEKIERLGFHVVHAYGLTEATGPALVCEWQSKWNKLPWEEQAKLKARQGLGILTLADVDVKNFKTMQSVPRDGKTTGEICLRGSSIMKGYLKNEKANSEVFKNGWFFTGDMGVIHSDGYLEIKDRCKDVIISGGENISSVEVESAILKHPSVIEASVVAMPHPRWGESPCAFVILRENSKFKEAEIIAHCRKNLPGFMVPKKVKFVEELPKTGTGKVQKNILRAVAKTFVITENANQTTKKSSQINREKPRAYDQSHEQILALSRL